One window of the Streptomyces asoensis genome contains the following:
- the ehuC gene encoding ectoine/hydroxyectoine ABC transporter permease subunit EhuC — MTSGLWELVLRGIWATVQLLVFSALLGAAVSFVVGIARTHRLWIVRFLAGFYTEVFRGTSALVMIFWVFFVLPPAFGWQLVPMWAGTLALGLTYGAYGAEIVRGGLQAVDPAQREGGIALGFTPGQRMRKILLPQAVPEMIPPFSNLLVELLKGTALVSVMGMGDLAFSGNLVRLALQESAEIYTYVLLIYFVIAFLLTRVMRGLENHLKAGVR, encoded by the coding sequence ATGACCTCGGGACTCTGGGAACTCGTCCTCAGGGGGATCTGGGCGACCGTTCAACTGCTGGTGTTCAGCGCCCTGCTGGGCGCTGCCGTCTCCTTCGTCGTCGGGATCGCGCGGACCCATCGGCTGTGGATCGTCCGCTTCCTCGCGGGCTTCTACACCGAGGTGTTCCGCGGGACCTCGGCCCTCGTGATGATCTTCTGGGTGTTCTTCGTGCTGCCGCCCGCCTTCGGCTGGCAGCTGGTGCCGATGTGGGCGGGCACCCTCGCGCTCGGGCTGACGTACGGCGCGTACGGCGCCGAGATCGTGCGCGGTGGCCTCCAGGCCGTCGACCCGGCACAGCGGGAGGGCGGCATCGCGCTCGGCTTCACGCCCGGGCAGCGGATGCGCAAGATCCTGCTGCCGCAGGCGGTGCCGGAGATGATCCCGCCGTTCTCCAACCTCCTCGTCGAACTGCTCAAGGGCACCGCCCTGGTGTCCGTCATGGGCATGGGCGACCTGGCCTTCAGCGGCAACCTGGTCCGCCTGGCGCTCCAGGAGAGCGCGGAGATCTACACCTACGTACTGCTCATCTACTTCGTGATCGCGTTCCTGCTCACCCGGGTGATGCGCGGGCTCGAGAACCACCTGAAGGCGGGTGTGCGATGA
- the ehuD gene encoding ectoine/hydroxyectoine ABC transporter permease subunit EhuD: MNWDWNAVRDFMPLFWDGLLVTLQALVLGSLISFTLGLVWALLMRTPTRWVQWPVGIVTEFVRDTPLLVQLFFLFYVLPEWGLTLSAMATGVVAIGLHYSTYTMQVYRAGIEAVPVGQWEAATALNLPKARTWRAVILPQAVRRVVPALGNYVISMLKDTPMLMAITVLEMLGRARLFSQEHFQFTEPLTVIGVAFIVISYLASVLMRTLERRLVR; encoded by the coding sequence ATGAACTGGGACTGGAACGCGGTCCGCGACTTCATGCCGTTGTTCTGGGACGGCCTGCTGGTCACCCTCCAGGCGCTGGTCCTCGGCTCGCTGATCTCGTTCACGCTGGGTCTGGTGTGGGCGCTGCTGATGCGGACACCCACGCGGTGGGTGCAGTGGCCGGTCGGGATCGTGACCGAGTTCGTCCGGGACACCCCGCTGCTGGTGCAGCTGTTCTTCCTCTTCTACGTGCTGCCCGAATGGGGACTGACCCTGTCGGCGATGGCCACCGGGGTCGTCGCGATCGGGCTGCACTACTCGACGTACACGATGCAGGTCTACCGGGCCGGTATCGAGGCGGTGCCCGTCGGCCAGTGGGAGGCGGCGACCGCGCTGAACCTGCCGAAGGCCCGGACCTGGCGTGCGGTGATCCTTCCGCAGGCGGTCCGCCGGGTCGTGCCGGCGCTCGGCAACTACGTCATCTCGATGCTCAAGGACACGCCGATGCTGATGGCGATCACCGTGCTGGAGATGCTCGGCCGGGCCCGGCTCTTCTCCCAGGAGCACTTCCAGTTCACCGAGCCCCTCACGGTGATCGGCGTGGCCTTCATCGTCATCTCCTATCTCGCCTCCGTCCTCATGCGCACCCTGGAGCGACGCCTTGTCCGTTGA